GAAATGTCCTAGCTTACCCTGCTTTTGTTAATGTGCAAATGGATAAAGTCCAGCTAAGAAAAGATTTGAAATTCTTTGTGCCTTAGTGCCTTTGTGGTGAAATCCCTAAAATTGCTCCAAGAAACGCATATCATTCGCCCAGAAATAGCGAATATCTTCAATATGATGGCGCAGCATGGTGATGCGTTCTGGCCCCATGCCGAAGGCGAAACCGGTATATTGTTCAGGGTCGTAGCCGCCGTTGGTGAGTACGGTGGGGTGTACCATGCCGCAGCCCAAAATCTCCAGCCAGCCGGAATGTTTGCACACGCCGCAGCCTTCGCCGCCGCACAAGAAGCATTCAATATCCATCTCGGCGCTGGGTTCGGTGAAGGGGAAGTGCGAAGCCCGGAAGCGTGAGCGCACATTTTGCCCGAACATGCGGCGAGCAAAATCGCTCAGCGTGCCTTTCAGATCGCTGAAGGTAATCTCTTCGCCCACGGCCAGCCCCTCCACCTGGGTGAACTGGCTCTCGTAACGCGTGCTGACCTGCTCGTTGCGGTAACACATCCCCGGCAAAATAATACGCACAGGGGGTGGGTATTCAGGGTTCTCTGCCGAATATTCGCGCATCGCGTGAATTTGCCCGCCAGAGGTGTGCGTGCGCATCAGCATGGGGTTGTCGCCGCGCTCGTCGGCGGATTCAACGTAAAATGAGTCTTGCATCTCGCGCGCCGGGTGATGCGGCGGGAAGTTGAGATACTGGAAGTTGTACTCATCCGTCTCGACTTCGCGCGAGAGATAGACCTGGAAGCCCATATCGGCGAAGACGCGGTAAATTTCGCGCAGGGTTTGGGTGACGGGATGCAAACGTCCGCGTGGGATGGCGCGCCCCGGGAG
The DNA window shown above is from Chloroflexota bacterium and carries:
- the pheS gene encoding phenylalanine--tRNA ligase subunit alpha, producing MLDKLEQIRQDALRALADTQDETSLDQWRVAHLGRSSAIMDVFKNMGALAKEERGPVGRAANEVKQALEAELTQKTATLAEAALTRSLTQDKLDVTLPGRAIPRGRLHPVTQTLREIYRVFADMGFQVYLSREVETDEYNFQYLNFPPHHPAREMQDSFYVESADERGDNPMLMRTHTSGGQIHAMREYSAENPEYPPPVRIILPGMCYRNEQVSTRYESQFTQVEGLAVGEEITFSDLKGTLSDFARRMFGQNVRSRFRASHFPFTEPSAEMDIECFLCGGEGCGVCKHSGWLEILGCGMVHPTVLTNGGYDPEQYTGFAFGMGPERITMLRHHIEDIRYFWANDMRFLEQF